A window from Labrus mixtus chromosome 14, fLabMix1.1, whole genome shotgun sequence encodes these proteins:
- the btg4 gene encoding protein BTG4 isoform X2: MKEEIAAAVFFVARLVKRYGCLDNDSRDRFAAALTSVLFENYKNHWYPKAPTKGQAYRCLRMNREQLRDLVLQQACRQSAVRYEDLGLPLEMTVWVDPGEVSCRYGEHSTPFCVSVVNSCRRGDGEFSRRIHDAVERASLDVRSGSSSDEEEGGGDNSMSSGSSLSTLCSSQAPPTNPEPKTIPTVSNPNSVYRFSEFSPGAPQQWLREKRKAFGGDAYPPHPPPPLHPLPLHPPHSPPASVPTSQFSNQKGFKSYRATFTFTGPRVDKYHWVSKSRS; this comes from the exons atgAAGGAAGAGATCGCTGCGGCCGTGTTCTTTGTCGCTCGCCTGGTGAAGAGGTATGGTTGTCTGGATAATGACAGCAGGGACCGGTTTGCCGCTGCCCTCACCTCCGTTCTGtttgaaaactacaaaaacCACTGGTACCCGAAAGCACCGACCAAGGGACAGGCCTACAG GTGTCTGCGTATGAACCGGGAGCAGCTGAGGGATCTGGTTCTTCAGCAGGCCTGCAGGCAGAGTGCGGTGCGGTACGAGGATCTGGGCCTCCCCCTGGAGATGACGGTGTGGGTCGACCCCGGAGAGGTGTcctgcag GTACGGTGAACACAGCACTCCATTCTGCGTCTCGGTGGTTAACAGTTGTCGACGGGGAGATGGCGAGTTTTCCCGGCGCATCCATGACGCCGTGGAGCGGGCGAGCCTCGACGTCCGATCGGGAAGCTCTTCAGACGAGGAGGAAGGTGGCGGAGACAACAGCATGAGTAGCGGCAGCAGCCTCTCGACTCTGTGCTCCTCTCAGGCCCCGCCCACAAATCCTGAGCCCAAAACCATCCCGACGGTCAGCAACCCCAACAGCGTGTACAGG TTCAGCGAGTTCTCTCCAGGAGCTCCTCAGCAGTGGCTcagggagaagaggaaggcCTTTGGTGGGGATGCTTATCCCCCTCACCCTCCCCCACCCCTTCATCCTCTCCCCCTTCACCCTCCTCACTCTCCCCCGGCCTCAGTTCCCACCTCCCAGTTCTCCAACCAGAAAGGCTTCAAGTCCTATCGAGCCACGTTCACCTTCACCGGGCCGCGCGTCGACAAGTACCACTGGGTCAGCAAGTCCCGATCCTAG
- the btg4 gene encoding protein BTG4 isoform X1 produces MHWFRFIYIFLFICVVAEEVRAEFSLELQKQICLLERSAASVMKEEIAAAVFFVARLVKRYGCLDNDSRDRFAAALTSVLFENYKNHWYPKAPTKGQAYRCLRMNREQLRDLVLQQACRQSAVRYEDLGLPLEMTVWVDPGEVSCRYGEHSTPFCVSVVNSCRRGDGEFSRRIHDAVERASLDVRSGSSSDEEEGGGDNSMSSGSSLSTLCSSQAPPTNPEPKTIPTVSNPNSVYRFSEFSPGAPQQWLREKRKAFGGDAYPPHPPPPLHPLPLHPPHSPPASVPTSQFSNQKGFKSYRATFTFTGPRVDKYHWVSKSRS; encoded by the exons ATGCACTGGtttagatttatatatattttcttatttatttgtgtcGTAGCAGAAGAAGTCAGAGCCGAGTTCTCTCTGGAGCTCCAGAAGCAAATATGTTTGCTTGAGCGGTCTGCGGCCTCCG tcatgAAGGAAGAGATCGCTGCGGCCGTGTTCTTTGTCGCTCGCCTGGTGAAGAGGTATGGTTGTCTGGATAATGACAGCAGGGACCGGTTTGCCGCTGCCCTCACCTCCGTTCTGtttgaaaactacaaaaacCACTGGTACCCGAAAGCACCGACCAAGGGACAGGCCTACAG GTGTCTGCGTATGAACCGGGAGCAGCTGAGGGATCTGGTTCTTCAGCAGGCCTGCAGGCAGAGTGCGGTGCGGTACGAGGATCTGGGCCTCCCCCTGGAGATGACGGTGTGGGTCGACCCCGGAGAGGTGTcctgcag GTACGGTGAACACAGCACTCCATTCTGCGTCTCGGTGGTTAACAGTTGTCGACGGGGAGATGGCGAGTTTTCCCGGCGCATCCATGACGCCGTGGAGCGGGCGAGCCTCGACGTCCGATCGGGAAGCTCTTCAGACGAGGAGGAAGGTGGCGGAGACAACAGCATGAGTAGCGGCAGCAGCCTCTCGACTCTGTGCTCCTCTCAGGCCCCGCCCACAAATCCTGAGCCCAAAACCATCCCGACGGTCAGCAACCCCAACAGCGTGTACAGG TTCAGCGAGTTCTCTCCAGGAGCTCCTCAGCAGTGGCTcagggagaagaggaaggcCTTTGGTGGGGATGCTTATCCCCCTCACCCTCCCCCACCCCTTCATCCTCTCCCCCTTCACCCTCCTCACTCTCCCCCGGCCTCAGTTCCCACCTCCCAGTTCTCCAACCAGAAAGGCTTCAAGTCCTATCGAGCCACGTTCACCTTCACCGGGCCGCGCGTCGACAAGTACCACTGGGTCAGCAAGTCCCGATCCTAG